In the genome of Chrysiogenes arsenatis DSM 11915, one region contains:
- the ispG gene encoding flavodoxin-dependent (E)-4-hydroxy-3-methylbut-2-enyl-diphosphate synthase, whose protein sequence is MSTITRRPSQQIKLGSVAIGGDAPVSIQSMTNTNTADTVATLAQIHALAQAGCEIVRVAVPDEAAADALGLIVSASPLPVVADIHFNHTFAIKALRAGIHGLRINPGNIGHEERIAAVVAEAKQRNTPIRIGVNGGSLEKDILAKHGHPSAEAMVESGLRHIALLEKLGYTEIKISLKASDVVTTMQAYRLMSTKIPYPLHLGVTEAGTDFGGGIKSAIGIGGLLSEGIGDTFRVSLTSDPVNEIRVAKEILKSLGLRRVGVNLISCPTCGRTQVDLIGLAHAAEARLAHLKTPLNVAVMGCVVNGPGEAREADYGIAGGNGVGIVMRHGEVIGRYPESELLDRLLEVIERDGHE, encoded by the coding sequence GTGTCCACTATCACACGCCGCCCTTCACAACAGATCAAGCTCGGGAGCGTCGCCATTGGTGGCGATGCTCCTGTTTCCATTCAGAGCATGACGAATACCAACACGGCCGACACCGTTGCCACGCTGGCTCAAATCCATGCGCTGGCGCAAGCCGGATGTGAAATTGTCCGCGTCGCCGTCCCAGACGAGGCCGCCGCCGATGCCCTTGGTCTCATTGTCAGTGCATCGCCGCTTCCCGTCGTTGCCGACATCCACTTTAATCATACCTTTGCGATTAAAGCGCTTCGGGCTGGTATCCACGGGTTGCGCATCAACCCTGGCAATATCGGACATGAAGAGCGAATTGCTGCCGTGGTGGCCGAAGCGAAGCAACGCAACACGCCTATCCGTATTGGCGTCAACGGCGGCAGTCTGGAAAAAGACATTCTGGCCAAACACGGCCATCCTTCTGCTGAAGCTATGGTGGAAAGTGGGCTGCGGCATATCGCATTGCTGGAAAAGCTTGGCTACACGGAAATTAAAATCTCTTTAAAAGCAAGCGACGTGGTCACCACCATGCAGGCCTATCGCCTGATGTCTACTAAAATCCCCTATCCACTCCACCTTGGCGTGACCGAAGCAGGAACAGATTTCGGCGGCGGCATTAAAAGCGCCATTGGGATTGGTGGATTGTTGTCAGAAGGGATTGGCGATACCTTTCGCGTGTCGCTCACCAGTGATCCGGTCAATGAAATCCGCGTTGCCAAAGAAATTCTGAAATCACTTGGACTACGCCGTGTCGGCGTGAATTTAATTTCGTGTCCCACCTGCGGACGGACGCAAGTCGACCTGATTGGGCTGGCACACGCCGCCGAAGCGCGACTGGCACACCTGAAAACCCCGCTGAATGTAGCCGTGATGGGCTGTGTTGTGAATGGGCCGGGTGAAGCGCGCGAAGCCGACTATGGCATTGCCGGCGGCAACGGCGTGGGAATCGTGATGCGGCATGGTGAAGTGATTGGAAGATATCCTGAAAGTGAGTTGCTTGATCGCCTATTGGAGGTGATCGAGCGCGACGGACACGAGTAA
- a CDS encoding chemotaxis protein CheA — MSQEEVEILDDFLVETDELLEKLDIDLVELENSPGDLDLLNSIFRCAHTVKGTSGFLGFTTMTELTHHAEDVLNKLRKGDLQMTAHIMDILLQAFDLIKVITEDIRDGKGDSQRDISGVVGRLSSIIAGNVDGDGESAAPAAHHTPTASVKTDTPAAAKEPKKVAAKPAPAAKAPAANDNDDKKKGGGDQTIRVDVERLDSLMNLVGELVLGRNRIAQLTQQMETTIGGEHIEALSETSAQLSLITTELQMAVMKTRMLPVGKVFNRFPRMVRDLSRELKKEIELVITGQDTELDKSVIEEIGDPLVHLIRNSCDHGIEIPEVRKASGKPALGTVHLAAFHEGNHIVIEIKDDGKGIDAEMLKEKAVEKELITEADAAKMSRTEALNLIFAAGFSTAAKVTDVSGRGVGMDVVRTNIEKLNGLISIDTEIGSGSTITIKIPLTLAIIQVLLVGVADESYAIPLVSVIETVKVPRTEIKTIEQKRVLRLRDQVLPLLELSKIFDITCEEKDYFYIVILGLAEKRIGLIVDKLLGQEEIVIKSLGDFLKGTPGITGATIMGDGRVNLIVDVTSLLEMATESGL, encoded by the coding sequence ATGAGCCAGGAAGAAGTTGAAATTCTTGATGACTTTTTAGTCGAAACTGACGAGCTTCTTGAAAAGCTTGATATCGATTTAGTCGAATTGGAAAACTCGCCTGGCGATCTTGATCTGCTCAACTCCATTTTCCGCTGCGCTCATACCGTGAAGGGAACCAGTGGCTTCCTTGGCTTTACCACCATGACTGAACTGACCCACCATGCTGAGGATGTTCTCAATAAATTGCGCAAAGGCGATCTGCAAATGACTGCCCATATTATGGATATTCTTTTGCAGGCCTTTGATTTGATCAAGGTTATTACCGAAGATATCCGCGATGGCAAAGGCGATTCGCAACGCGACATATCTGGTGTTGTTGGCCGCCTAAGCTCTATTATTGCAGGGAATGTAGATGGCGACGGGGAGAGCGCGGCACCTGCAGCTCACCACACACCAACCGCGAGCGTCAAAACTGACACGCCTGCCGCAGCCAAGGAACCGAAAAAAGTTGCCGCAAAACCCGCTCCTGCCGCAAAAGCACCAGCAGCGAATGATAACGACGATAAGAAAAAAGGTGGCGGCGATCAAACTATCCGCGTTGACGTTGAGCGACTTGATTCGCTGATGAACCTTGTTGGGGAATTAGTGCTCGGTCGGAACCGCATCGCGCAGTTAACGCAGCAGATGGAAACCACCATTGGCGGCGAGCATATTGAAGCTCTGAGCGAAACCAGCGCGCAACTGAGTTTGATTACGACTGAACTGCAAATGGCGGTTATGAAGACGCGCATGCTCCCTGTTGGTAAAGTATTCAACCGCTTTCCCCGCATGGTGCGTGATCTTTCGCGCGAACTGAAAAAAGAAATTGAACTGGTTATCACTGGTCAGGATACAGAACTCGATAAATCCGTCATTGAAGAAATCGGCGACCCCCTCGTTCACTTGATTCGTAATTCGTGCGATCACGGCATTGAAATCCCGGAAGTGCGTAAGGCTAGTGGCAAACCGGCACTGGGAACCGTTCATCTTGCAGCATTCCATGAAGGAAACCATATCGTCATCGAAATTAAAGATGATGGTAAAGGTATTGATGCTGAAATGCTGAAAGAAAAAGCGGTGGAGAAAGAGCTGATCACCGAAGCTGACGCGGCAAAAATGAGCCGCACCGAAGCGCTCAACCTGATATTTGCTGCCGGATTCTCAACGGCGGCCAAAGTAACAGATGTCAGTGGGCGTGGCGTTGGTATGGATGTTGTCCGTACCAACATTGAAAAACTCAATGGGCTTATCTCTATTGATACTGAAATTGGTTCGGGCTCGACCATTACCATTAAAATTCCCCTGACACTCGCTATTATTCAAGTGCTCCTCGTTGGAGTAGCGGACGAAAGTTATGCCATTCCGCTCGTTTCGGTAATCGAAACCGTAAAGGTTCCACGTACAGAAATAAAAACAATTGAGCAGAAACGCGTGCTCCGTTTGCGCGACCAAGTGCTTCCTTTACTTGAATTAAGTAAAATATTCGACATTACGTGTGAAGAGAAGGACTACTTCTATATCGTTATCCTCGGGCTTGCCGAAAAGCGGATCGGCCTGATTGTCGACAAGCTGCTTGGGCAAGAGGAGATCGTTATTAAGTCGCTTGGAGACTTCTTAAAGGGGACGCCAGGAATAACCGGCGCAACCATTATGGGTGACGGGCGCGTGAACCTGATAGTTGATGTGACGTCATTACTTGAAATGGCTACCGAAAGCGGGTTATGA
- a CDS encoding chemotaxis response regulator CheY, with amino-acid sequence MDKKDMRIITVDDSSTMRRIIKNTLLRLGFKNVIEADNGVSGLAALGENKVDLVITDWNMPEMDGLQFVKAIRASEEYKHLPILMITTEAAKEDILEALRSGVNNYIVKPFTPETLKEKLGKVIGIEI; translated from the coding sequence ATGGATAAAAAAGATATGCGCATCATAACGGTCGATGACTCATCGACGATGCGCCGCATTATTAAGAACACACTGCTTCGGCTTGGCTTCAAAAACGTCATTGAAGCAGACAATGGTGTCAGTGGGTTAGCGGCACTCGGAGAAAATAAGGTCGACCTGGTGATCACCGACTGGAACATGCCTGAGATGGATGGGCTCCAGTTTGTCAAGGCGATCCGTGCCAGTGAAGAGTACAAACATTTACCTATTTTGATGATCACAACAGAAGCGGCCAAAGAGGACATCCTCGAAGCACTCCGTTCTGGTGTAAATAATTATATCGTCAAACCTTTTACGCCGGAGACGCTCAAAGAGAAGCTGGGAAAAGTTATCGGTATTGAGATTTAA
- the purH gene encoding bifunctional phosphoribosylaminoimidazolecarboxamide formyltransferase/IMP cyclohydrolase — protein MSHTVSPVRALVSVSDKNGIVPFMQFLATQGVEILSTGGTAKLLLTENVPVVEVGAYTGTHEMLDGRVKTLHPKVHGGILGMRHNPEHQQQMAANNIPPIDLVVVNLYPFEQTVKKGCSYEDAIENIDIGGPTMLRSAAKNHHDVIVIVDPADYQVVMDEMQNGGVTLQTRQKLARKVFLHTARYDAMISEYLNGQQGVEFPESYALSGLKLQDLRYGENPHQNAAFYRDNFTAEAGIGNAEQLHGKELSYNNIIDADAALELVKEFKSEIAVAIIKHTNPCGAATGSTVCEAYQKALTTDPVSAFGGVIATNSKVDKEAAAEMAKLFVEIIIAPEFTNCALEILTQKKNIRLLRTGALHTSIDKAKFVRKVTGGFLVQDRDLGMISSIAECKIVTNIAPTDEQLRALEFAWKVCKHVKSNAIVFANEGQLCAVGAGQMSRVDSSRIAVDKAQMPLAGTVLASDAFFPFRDGIDAAAAAGVKAIIQPGGSMRDQEVIDACNEHGIAMVFTGMRHFRH, from the coding sequence ATGTCTCACACCGTTTCCCCCGTCCGCGCCCTTGTGAGCGTATCCGACAAAAATGGCATTGTCCCTTTTATGCAATTTCTCGCCACGCAAGGCGTTGAAATCCTTTCCACCGGCGGCACCGCTAAACTGCTCCTGACCGAAAACGTTCCCGTTGTGGAAGTTGGTGCCTACACCGGTACGCACGAAATGCTTGATGGCCGCGTCAAAACCCTCCATCCTAAAGTGCACGGTGGTATCCTCGGTATGCGCCACAATCCCGAGCATCAGCAGCAGATGGCCGCCAACAATATTCCACCAATTGACCTTGTTGTTGTAAATCTTTACCCGTTTGAGCAAACCGTCAAAAAAGGATGCTCCTACGAAGATGCCATTGAAAACATCGATATTGGTGGCCCGACCATGCTGCGCAGCGCGGCGAAAAATCACCACGACGTCATCGTTATCGTCGATCCTGCCGATTATCAGGTGGTGATGGATGAAATGCAAAACGGCGGCGTGACCCTGCAAACCCGCCAGAAACTCGCGCGCAAGGTGTTCCTGCATACCGCCCGCTACGATGCCATGATCAGCGAATACCTCAATGGGCAGCAAGGGGTGGAATTCCCTGAGTCGTACGCCCTGTCCGGTCTGAAGTTACAGGATTTGCGTTATGGGGAGAACCCACATCAAAATGCCGCTTTCTATCGCGATAACTTCACCGCCGAAGCCGGCATCGGCAATGCCGAACAGTTGCACGGCAAAGAGCTGAGCTACAACAATATCATCGATGCCGATGCCGCGCTGGAACTGGTAAAAGAGTTCAAAAGCGAAATCGCTGTTGCTATCATTAAGCATACGAACCCTTGCGGAGCCGCAACTGGCAGCACTGTATGCGAAGCTTATCAAAAAGCATTGACCACCGATCCTGTGAGTGCTTTTGGCGGCGTTATTGCCACGAACAGCAAAGTGGATAAGGAAGCCGCTGCCGAAATGGCCAAACTCTTTGTCGAAATTATCATTGCCCCTGAATTCACCAACTGCGCGCTGGAAATTCTGACACAGAAAAAGAATATCCGCCTGTTGCGCACCGGTGCACTCCATACCTCGATTGACAAAGCAAAATTCGTCCGCAAAGTCACCGGCGGTTTTCTCGTGCAGGATCGTGACCTTGGCATGATTTCATCTATTGCCGAATGCAAGATCGTGACAAATATTGCCCCAACCGACGAACAGTTGCGGGCACTCGAATTTGCGTGGAAAGTGTGTAAGCACGTGAAGTCGAACGCCATCGTCTTTGCCAACGAAGGGCAACTCTGCGCCGTCGGCGCTGGACAGATGAGCCGTGTCGATTCGTCACGTATTGCCGTCGATAAAGCACAAATGCCGTTAGCCGGAACGGTGCTTGCTTCTGACGCCTTCTTCCCGTTCCGTGACGGTATCGATGCTGCCGCGGCGGCAGGCGTAAAAGCTATCATTCAACCCGGCGGCTCCATGCGCGACCAAGAAGTGATCGACGCCTGCAACGAACACGGCATCGCCATGGTCTTCACCGGCATGCGTCACTTCCGCCACTAA
- a CDS encoding flagellin — protein MIIYHNLPAMNTMNSLAKTNGSMQNTIQSLSSGLRINKASDDAAGLAISEKMRGQIRGLDRAVSNAQDGISLIQTAEGALNETTSILQRMRELSVQASNGTLTSNDRSEIQKEVVQLRDEINRIATSTHFNQKQLLDGSATGRWSSDAKDLNVLLRGSLAGINAQGELTSAEGNYVVDIETRAGKGQILKTNIFTKVSDEDLKDLGIVSNALTMQNPDSTANAFAINGPELARSSDTLDKVANFYDANGRFLLDTTQQITITQGDGKTAVFTIEKTDTLDSLSTKISDAITDDLGQGELVYGDVPGARFLGGHPGITGDAITDIVNGLKYGWLEGSMARIKEFYGLEGQGHDLEIHVYNKAQFGTIALIAASGSGVAPFPADTFKFYIDAADYHPHTWPDGSVDHLTAGLGEGIAARVTAHEMVHATMGAQMDWLGAGSLPTWFREATAELIHGRAEGVVSAMEAGARTGTLADAQAILASDWKNWAGAAVNDEYTSAYFTGVMLHEAAMAQDPTGGGMKAILNDLKNGSTLDAAIANNTAHANTAAFLTDVDTNGAAKLKALYDNIKADTTGDTAAIGGFLLDGGTVYTATNVIDVSAATDFDGQPIDTYGWNIIWPANMSSFAENPSFDPFTVSDSYTTGTTKATAHSVLGTMVVHSAIAGKNGELSFSGDEEVLRALGLSEVQAAIDNTYTVSVKDAHTGNAVVGRTAYSGEELNGIIHSNLDLRLGLNTATSVAWNATEAKYTFTGEETSFKIHLVDRALDLQIGANDGQKMNVSIGNLSAKALGVDNILVSNQKAAMGTITKVDKALAYVSSQRAALGSLQNRLDHTINSLSVANENLTASESRIRDTDVAKTMTKLVRDQLLSQAGTSMLTQANQLPQGVMQLLR, from the coding sequence ATGATTATCTATCACAATCTCCCCGCCATGAACACCATGAACTCCCTCGCCAAGACGAATGGGTCGATGCAGAATACCATTCAAAGCTTGAGCAGTGGCTTGCGTATCAATAAAGCTTCTGACGATGCCGCTGGGCTGGCCATATCGGAGAAAATGCGTGGCCAAATTCGTGGACTCGATCGCGCCGTTAGCAACGCGCAAGACGGCATTTCCCTGATTCAAACTGCCGAAGGGGCGCTCAACGAAACCACCTCCATCCTGCAACGGATGCGCGAACTGTCGGTACAAGCTTCCAACGGAACCCTCACCTCCAACGACCGATCTGAAATCCAAAAAGAGGTCGTGCAACTGCGCGACGAAATCAACCGCATTGCTACCTCTACCCATTTCAACCAAAAACAACTCCTTGACGGCAGTGCTACTGGCCGCTGGTCGTCTGATGCCAAAGACCTGAATGTGCTCTTGCGTGGATCGCTGGCCGGCATCAATGCTCAAGGAGAACTGACTTCAGCCGAAGGGAACTACGTCGTTGACATCGAAACCCGTGCTGGCAAGGGGCAAATCCTGAAAACCAACATCTTCACCAAAGTATCGGATGAAGATTTGAAAGATTTGGGGATAGTGAGTAATGCCCTCACTATGCAAAATCCAGACTCAACGGCGAATGCTTTTGCTATCAACGGCCCTGAGTTGGCGCGGTCTTCTGATACGCTGGATAAAGTAGCGAATTTTTATGACGCCAACGGTCGCTTTCTCCTTGACACCACGCAGCAGATCACGATTACGCAGGGAGATGGTAAGACAGCGGTTTTTACCATCGAAAAAACCGATACGCTCGACTCGCTTTCCACAAAAATCAGCGACGCCATCACCGATGACCTTGGGCAAGGGGAATTGGTCTATGGTGACGTTCCCGGAGCACGCTTTCTTGGTGGGCACCCTGGGATCACGGGAGATGCCATTACCGACATTGTAAACGGCTTAAAATATGGTTGGCTCGAAGGATCGATGGCGCGCATTAAAGAGTTTTACGGCCTAGAAGGGCAAGGGCATGATCTAGAAATCCACGTCTACAATAAAGCACAATTCGGCACGATAGCGCTGATTGCCGCTAGCGGAAGCGGGGTAGCTCCTTTCCCAGCTGATACCTTTAAATTCTACATTGATGCCGCGGATTACCACCCACACACATGGCCAGATGGCAGTGTTGACCATTTAACGGCTGGACTTGGCGAAGGTATTGCGGCGCGCGTAACTGCGCACGAAATGGTACACGCCACTATGGGGGCACAAATGGACTGGCTTGGTGCCGGCTCATTGCCGACATGGTTCCGCGAAGCGACGGCTGAACTTATCCATGGTCGGGCTGAAGGCGTTGTATCTGCTATGGAAGCGGGAGCTCGGACTGGAACCCTCGCTGATGCTCAGGCAATTCTTGCCAGTGATTGGAAGAACTGGGCAGGTGCTGCTGTTAACGATGAGTACACCTCCGCCTATTTTACTGGCGTCATGCTGCATGAGGCAGCGATGGCGCAAGATCCCACTGGTGGCGGGATGAAAGCCATACTTAATGACTTGAAAAACGGCTCGACGCTTGATGCGGCTATCGCGAATAATACTGCTCATGCAAATACCGCTGCTTTCCTTACCGATGTTGACACTAATGGTGCCGCGAAACTGAAGGCTCTCTATGATAACATTAAAGCTGACACAACTGGTGATACTGCGGCAATAGGTGGTTTCTTACTTGATGGTGGGACAGTGTACACCGCGACGAATGTCATTGATGTCAGTGCCGCTACCGACTTCGACGGTCAACCGATTGACACCTATGGCTGGAATATTATCTGGCCCGCGAACATGTCTAGCTTTGCCGAAAATCCAAGCTTCGATCCATTTACCGTTAGTGACTCTTACACCACAGGAACAACTAAAGCCACTGCGCACTCTGTACTTGGCACGATGGTTGTTCATTCGGCGATTGCCGGAAAAAATGGTGAGTTGAGTTTCTCCGGTGACGAAGAAGTCCTGCGCGCCCTCGGGCTTTCAGAAGTACAGGCTGCCATCGACAATACCTATACCGTTTCAGTAAAAGATGCCCACACAGGGAATGCCGTCGTAGGACGCACAGCCTATAGCGGCGAAGAACTTAACGGCATCATCCATTCAAATCTTGATTTACGGCTCGGCCTGAATACCGCTACAAGTGTTGCATGGAATGCTACTGAGGCCAAATATACGTTCACTGGCGAAGAGACTTCTTTTAAAATTCACCTCGTCGACCGCGCGCTTGATTTACAAATCGGTGCCAATGATGGCCAAAAGATGAACGTCAGTATTGGTAACCTCTCCGCCAAAGCACTTGGAGTGGATAACATTCTGGTTTCTAATCAGAAAGCTGCCATGGGGACGATTACCAAAGTAGATAAAGCGCTTGCGTATGTCTCTTCGCAACGGGCAGCGCTTGGTTCGCTGCAGAATCGCCTTGACCACACGATCAACAGCTTGAGTGTCGCCAACGAAAACCTGACCGCTTCAGAAAGTCGCATTCGCGATACTGATGTAGCAAAAACGATGACCAAGCTCGTCCGCGATCAGCTGCTATCGCAAGCAGGAACCTCAATGCTGACGCAGGCGAATCAGTTGCCGCAAGGGGTAATGCAGTTGTTACGGTAA
- a CDS encoding restriction endonuclease, whose amino-acid sequence MAKKVDFDSFIMMTDKEFEYLISRLIRYLGFSISDTIDFGSDEKIYTGLGKKAPYLGKYIVRHKKGSIDDIIDIDFLKSTSHWMTKEGTGRVLFITNATYSDELKNYVAESEVSLIGCEELVALVNQMYDEETSRDQEMNKKRRKRPKIPYGKALVLKIESEYSIDLVPVSVKEWLNIWQRTKSELEVTLASVVKLDPDDLSKSDVERLKGLVNKLEVLYFDLMKCKVDEITTNSKDNADRFLENVMMLVSGILYEEPLEDLAMYRENIAKLDGEIAAINRELIEHLDAREVEAKKRERFRNMILLFYVSGILLLMSILVMRA is encoded by the coding sequence ATGGCAAAAAAAGTCGATTTTGATTCATTTATTATGATGACTGATAAGGAGTTTGAATACCTTATCAGTCGGCTTATTCGCTACCTTGGTTTTTCCATTAGCGATACTATCGACTTTGGCTCCGACGAAAAGATCTATACCGGTCTTGGTAAAAAAGCTCCCTATCTGGGCAAGTATATTGTCCGCCATAAAAAAGGGAGTATTGACGATATCATTGACATCGACTTCCTGAAAAGCACCAGCCATTGGATGACGAAGGAAGGAACTGGGCGCGTCCTTTTTATTACCAACGCCACCTACAGTGATGAACTTAAAAATTATGTAGCGGAATCAGAAGTATCTCTCATCGGTTGCGAAGAGCTGGTTGCACTGGTTAACCAGATGTATGACGAAGAAACTTCGCGCGATCAAGAAATGAATAAAAAACGGCGTAAGCGGCCAAAGATTCCGTATGGTAAGGCGCTCGTTCTCAAAATAGAATCAGAGTACTCCATTGACCTTGTACCTGTCAGCGTCAAAGAGTGGCTCAATATCTGGCAACGGACGAAGTCGGAGCTTGAAGTTACCTTGGCGTCGGTAGTGAAACTCGACCCTGATGACCTTTCAAAAAGCGACGTTGAGCGCTTAAAAGGGCTGGTAAATAAGCTAGAAGTGCTCTACTTCGATTTAATGAAATGCAAAGTGGATGAAATAACCACCAACTCGAAAGACAATGCTGACCGTTTCTTGGAAAATGTCATGATGCTTGTTTCTGGCATTCTCTATGAAGAACCGCTGGAAGACCTTGCGATGTACCGCGAAAATATCGCGAAACTCGATGGGGAAATAGCAGCGATCAACCGCGAATTGATCGAGCATCTTGATGCTCGGGAAGTCGAAGCAAAAAAACGGGAACGCTTTCGCAATATGATCCTTTTGTTTTACGTTTCCGGCATCCTTCTCCTTATGTCAATTCTCGTGATGCGAGCCTAG
- a CDS encoding ATP-grasp domain-containing protein: protein MNIVLLSPHFPPNFRHFSTRLREQGVNVLGIADAPWEELAPELQTALTEYYRTDMSSYENILRACGHFTHRYGKIDRVESHNEYWLETEAQLRQDFNIVGMKPDEIANVTLKSKMKDGFRTAGVATARGTVVKTLDDALTLAGEIGYPAILKPDRGVGAASTYRVDTDEDLRRVFQQKLPTDYFMEEFIRGEIHTYDGLCDSEGNVIFAASHVFHQGIMETVNENRDLFYYSQREIPADLEMAGRNAVQAFNIREKFFHIEFFRTFDEQKLMGIEVNMRPPGGLTMDMFNYANNADLFGEWANIVAGKYFGAHCTRPYFCAYIGRKEGKQYRHSHEEIMQHYAPLIVHAETISSVFSAAIGNFGYIARAQDLEELENLAHYIHEQ, encoded by the coding sequence GTGAATATTGTTTTGCTCTCACCCCACTTTCCACCGAATTTTCGCCATTTTTCCACGCGACTGCGCGAACAAGGGGTCAATGTACTTGGTATTGCCGATGCTCCTTGGGAAGAGCTGGCGCCCGAATTACAAACCGCGCTGACAGAGTACTATCGCACCGATATGTCGTCATACGAAAACATCCTGCGTGCGTGCGGCCACTTTACCCATCGCTACGGGAAAATAGACCGCGTGGAATCGCATAATGAGTATTGGTTGGAAACCGAGGCGCAACTGCGGCAGGACTTCAATATCGTCGGGATGAAACCAGATGAAATTGCCAATGTAACCCTTAAATCAAAGATGAAGGATGGATTCCGCACGGCTGGCGTTGCAACGGCACGCGGAACGGTGGTGAAAACTCTTGATGATGCACTTACGCTGGCAGGGGAGATTGGGTATCCCGCCATCCTGAAACCAGATCGCGGCGTAGGCGCGGCCAGCACGTATCGCGTTGATACTGATGAAGACCTGCGTCGCGTATTTCAGCAGAAACTCCCAACTGACTATTTCATGGAAGAGTTTATTCGCGGGGAAATCCATACCTATGATGGACTGTGCGATAGCGAAGGAAACGTTATCTTTGCCGCATCACACGTTTTCCATCAGGGTATCATGGAAACCGTCAACGAAAACCGTGACCTGTTTTACTATTCGCAACGGGAGATTCCTGCCGATCTTGAAATGGCGGGACGCAATGCGGTGCAGGCATTTAATATTCGCGAAAAGTTTTTTCATATTGAATTTTTCCGCACGTTTGATGAACAAAAACTGATGGGAATTGAAGTCAACATGCGTCCGCCAGGTGGACTCACGATGGACATGTTCAACTATGCTAATAATGCCGACCTGTTTGGCGAATGGGCGAATATTGTGGCCGGAAAATACTTTGGTGCCCACTGCACTCGCCCCTACTTCTGCGCGTACATTGGCCGGAAAGAAGGAAAACAGTATCGCCATTCGCACGAAGAAATCATGCAGCACTACGCTCCGCTGATTGTTCATGCCGAAACGATCAGTTCTGTTTTCAGTGCCGCTATTGGCAACTTCGGCTACATCGCTCGCGCGCAGGATTTAGAGGAATTGGAAAACCTAGCACACTATATTCATGAGCAGTAA